The following is a genomic window from Zerene cesonia ecotype Mississippi chromosome 13, Zerene_cesonia_1.1, whole genome shotgun sequence.
TCAtgcgaataaaattaaagtgaaaaatCTATACCCCAAACATACAATCATAATCCTTTTAATTGCTATACCCCTAacatataatcataatcatgATGTGTTATGTAGATTTTAAATACTCCTCCTCTATATTAAGTGGATTATACTGTCCTTGACTAGctaagtatttaattgtagTAAACTCAGTAGTATTTGTAActtgtgaattaattttaatcccATGGTCAGTGATATTAATatcacttattatttttttgagtgTCTGGGGCTTGAGAAAAGACTTACTTGCAACAGCAATATCATAGAGGCATTTTTCAAAGAtagctttaataaatatattgtctgGCAATGGTTTTCCCTCCAAGGCATTTGCCAAACAACTGTAAGCagctttaaaatcaattttatcgGTACAAACCACTGGCGGTTTATCTTCAAACTCAGCAATTAAACGCAATGCAAGAGCTATTTCAGTATTTAATTCTTCAAAAGATTTTGTGTCCGTTAGTAATTTCGCCCAATTTGCGATGGGTATTATAGATGAATTAGCCCTTCGTTTCTTTCTCTTACTTATGACCGCAGGATTCTGCAATGCTTTAcgattgtaaaaatttattgctgtTTCAACTTCTTCTCGAGTTTTATAGCTTAAAAAACTTTGAATATTATCTACATCGGTGCACCCATACTCATTTAAGGcttgtaataattgaaatttctcCTCTTTAGCCCAACCCTCTAATGTCCTAGTCTCCGTTTCAGAATTATCCATGAtcaaaattgatatatttatacacgACCTTTacgagaaaataaaataaaaataactagttAAGAGATGTTTAAAAGTTATCTctgtataaaagtataaaacgttatttttctGAAAGATGACATTTGAGTTTTGATTATGATGCTTTGACTCTGCTAAGTGCTATGTACAGTGTTACCAAC
Proteins encoded in this region:
- the LOC119831494 gene encoding uncharacterized protein LOC119831494, yielding MDNSETETRTLEGWAKEEKFQLLQALNEYGCTDVDNIQSFLSYKTREEVETAINFYNRKALQNPAVISKRKKRRANSSIIPIANWAKLLTDTKSFEELNTEIALALRLIAEFEDKPPVVCTDKIDFKAAYSCLANALEGKPLPDNIFIKAIFEKCLYDIAVASKSFLKPQTLKKIISDINITDHGIKINSQVTNTTEFTTIKYLASQGQYNPLNIEEEYLKST